The Mycolicibacterium aichiense region GGTGTTCGGCAGCGGCGGTGCGATGTCGGCGGAGTTGGCGTCGTGATCGCGTTTCCAGTCGGCGATCAGCGCATCGTGATGGGACTGCAGCGCGGCGTCGAAGGTCGCTGCTTCCCGGTTCGGAAGGGTGATCTTCCACGTGGTCGTGTCATCCCCCGACATCTTGGTGACCTTGCGCTGCGGCTCCGGACGGGGCGCCTTGTCGGGGCGCGGTTCGAGCTTGACGGCTGTGCGCAGCTGGCTGACGGTCGCGGCCGTGGCCAGCTGTGCGTAGTGCTCATCGGACCCGTCGGCGGCGCGTTGGGCGATGACGCCAACCTGATCCAGCGACAGGCGGCCTTCCAACATGCCTTGGGTGCATCGGGGAAACTCTGCAAGTCGGTGCGCGACAGCGGAAATGGTGTTGGCGGTGGAGGCTGAGGTGCCCAGTTTCCAGGCCACCACAGCGGCGACGGAGCGCGCCCCGGTCATACCGCAGAGGCCGTCGTGATCCAGTTCGGCGACAAGCTTTACGATCCGGCCGTCGATCGCATTACGCTGGCCGGCCAGCTCCGCCAGCTCCTCGAACACCACCTCGAGGCGCTCCTTCGGGCTGAGCGTGGCGGTCGAGGACATGACTCCGTCATGGCATCAGGGTCCGACAAAAACGGACCGCTCAAAGGTGGGCCAAGACCCGCTCCGCGAACACCTCCGGATGTTCCCGGTGCATGAAGTGCCCGCCGGAGATTTCCTCAATGATGTACTCGCTTTTGAACTTCCGCGCAGCCCGGCGATAGTCCGGTAATCCGGCCACCGGATCGTCGAGTCCGGCGAAGACGACGGTCGGCACCGTGATGCGCGCCCTCAGCGACGCGGACGGTAGCGGTGACAGCTTGCGGTAGTAGCCGAAGGCTGCGTCGAGGCTGCCCGGGCTGGCGAAGCACTCCCGCACGGCGTCGAACTCCGAGTCGGGAGGATTCCATGTCGGCGACCATCGCCGGTAGATCGCAGGCAATGCCGCGAAATCGTTGCGGGCGAACCGTTTCGCGGCTCCGGGCAGCTTGTACGCAGCGAAATGTCGTGCGCCCCACAGCTTCCGAAGTGAAGGCTTCAGCGTCGCCGGGTGCGGGATCGCAACAGTCATGAGCTTGGAAGCCAGGTCCGGCCGCAGCGCCGCCGCGCCGTACGCGGCTGCAGCGCCCCAATCGTGCCCGATGAGCACGGCCTCGGAAGCTCCCAGCGCAGGGATCAAAGCAAGAACATCACGAGCCAATGTCTCTTGCGACGCATCAGCGTCCGGCACCTCGGTCGGGTGATATCCGCGCATGAACGGGCTCACGGCCCGGTAGCCGCGATCGGCGACGCGCGGCCGCAAGTCGTCCCAGGTGTGTGCGGTGTCGGGAAAGCCGTGCAGCATCAGCACGAGGGGCCCGGAGCCTTCCTCGAGATAGGCGAACCGAAGTCCATTTGCGTTGGCGAAACCCATCGCGCCGGCCATGACCTGTGGACAGTACTCCGACTGCTGGGCTTCGACGCGTCACACTCAGGCCATGCTCGACCTCATCCTCCCGCTGGAATGCGGAGGCTGCGGCGCGCCCTCGACCAAGTGGTGCGACGCCTGCGCCAACACCCTCAACGTCCACACCGACGAACCGCATCTCGTCACCCCGCGCATCGACCCCGGCGTGCCTGTCTTTGCTCTCGGTCGCTACGTGGGCCCCCGGCGGCAGGCCATCGTCGCGCTCAAAGAGCACGGCCGTCGCGACCTCGTCGCTCCCTTCGCCCGCGCCCTCGCGCTCGGCATCCACCACCTCGAAACCTGGGGCATCCTCGACACGCCGTTCACCATCGTCCCTGCGCCCACGCGCGCCCTGGCCGCTCGCCGCCGGGGTGGCGATCCTGTCCTACGCATCGCCAACGAGGCCACCCGGCAGAACCACAACATCGCCGTCGTCCGGGCCCTGAAGACCCGGGCGATGGTCCGCGACTCCGTGGGCCTCACGGTCGCCGACCGTGAGCGCAACCTGGCCGGCCGGATCGCGCTGGCCAAGCGTGTGACAGGTGACGTCCTGCTCGTGGACGACATCGTCACCACCGGCGCCACCGCCCGCGAGGCGGTGCGCACTCTCCGCGAATTCGGCGTGAATGTAACGGGCGTACTCGCCCTGGCGCACGCCTGACCTGGGCGGGCGACGATCGGTGTAACAGGGGTCGAAAGACTTCGAAACAGGTGGGCCAAAAAGGTGGCACACCGGCGTGAACAACGACTACCGTCGGGGCCAACACACCGTGAACACATCACGGGGGCGGTCTAGTCCACAGGCCCGCCGCTTCGCCGAGTGACGGTAGGAGGTGAGGTTCCTCGACCCCTAGCGCCGGCGGGTGAGTTTCGTGCCAATCCTGTCGGCGCAGCATCCCACGACAGGCCGGCACGCCAGAGTGCGTGCAACCCGTAACAGAAACGAGTTGTCAAGCATGTCAATCGATTCCGCGAACACCGGTCAACTACTCGCCGACGATGAAGACCTTGCCGAATCCGCCAACGCCGAAGTTCAGGTGTGCGGACGCAACGTCGAGATCCCCGATCACTACCGCGTCTATGTCGCACAGAAGCTCGCTCGACTGGAGCGGTTCGACCGCTCGATCTACCGCTTCGACGTCGAGCTCGAGCACGAACGCAACCGCCGCCAGCGAAAGAACTGTCAGCACGTCGAGATCACCGCGCGCGGTCGCGGCCCGGTCGTCCGTGGGGAGGCCTGCGCGGAGAGTTTCTATGGCGCCTTCGAGGCTGCCGTTCACAAACTCGAGAACCGCCTGCGGCGCACCAAGGACCGCCGCAAGGTTCACTATGGCGACAAGACCCCGGTATCGCTGCACGAGGCCACCGCGGTGACCCCGCTGATCGATGCGGCCGCGGCGTTCACCCCCGAACAATCCACCGCCCAGGAGCAGGTGCTCGACGACCATGAACCGGGTCGCATCGTGCGGACCAAGGAGCATCCGGCCAAGCCGATGACGGTCGACGACGCGCTCTACGAGATGGAACTCGTCGGCCACGATTTCTTCCTGTTCCAGGACAAGGAGACCGATCGGCCGTCGGTGGTCTATCGCCGGCACGCCTACGACTACGGGTTGATCCGGCTGGGCTGATCGCCGCTGCCCGGGTCCGACCAGCGCGTCACCTAGGATGGAGGTCGCTTAAGCCTCCGATTCACAGGGGGCCCCTCCTATATATGTTCAGGGGAAAACGTGCTGTCGAAGTTGCTGCGCCTTGGTGAAGGTCGCATGGTCAAGCGCCTCAAGGGGGTGGCTGACTACGTCAACACCTTGTCCGACGACGTAGAGAAGCTGTCGGACGGCGAGCTGCGGGCCAAGACCGACGAATTCAAGAAGCGCGTTGCTGACGGCGAAAGCCTCGATGACCTGCTCCCCGAGGCTTTCGCCGTCGCTCGCGAGGCGGCCTGGCGGGTGCTGCAGCAGCGCCACTTCGACGTCCAGGTGATGGGCGGCGCGGCGCTGCACTTCGGCAACGTCGCGGAGATGAAGACCGGTGAGGGCAAGACCCTGACCTGTGTGCTGCCCGCCTACCTCAACGCCCTGGGCGGCGATGGCGTGCACGTCGTCACCGTGAACGACTACCTGGCCAAGCGCGACAGCGAGTGGATGGGCCGCGTGCACCGCTTCCTGGGTCTCGAGGTCGGCGTCATCCTTTCGGGCCTGACCCCCGACGAGCGCCGCGCGGCCTACGCCGCCGACATCACCTACGGCACCAACAACGAGTTCGGCTTCGACTATCTGCGCGACAACATGGCGCATTCGGTCGAGGAGATGGTGCAACGCGGCCACAACTACGCGATCGTCGACGAGGTCGACTCCATCCTCATCGACGAGGCCCGTACCCCGCTGATCATCTCCGGTCCCGCCGACGGTGCCTCGCACTGGTACAGCGAGTTCGCCCGCCTGGCTCCGATGATGAAGAAGGACACCCACTACGAGGTCGACATCAAGAAGCGCACCATCGGTGTGCACGAGCTGGGTGTCGAGTTCGTCGAGGATCAGCTCGGCATCGACAACCTCTACGAGGCCGCCAACTCGCCACTGGTCAGCTACCTCAACAACGCCCTGAAGGCGAAGGAGCTCTTCGAGCGCGACAAGGAATACATCGTCCGCAACGGCGAAGTGCTGATCGTCGACGAGTTCACCGGCCGCGTGCTGATCGGCCGGCGTTACAACGAGGGCATGCACCAGGCCATCGAGGCCAAGGAAAACGTCGAGATCAAGGCCGAGAACCAGACGCTGGCCACGATCACGCTGCAGAACTACTTCCGGCTCTACGACAAGCTCGCCGGCATGACCGGCACCGCCGAGACCGAGGCCGCCGAGCTGCACGAGATCTACAAGCTCGGCGTGGTTCCGATCCCGACGAACCGGCCGATGGTCCGCAAAGACCAGACCGACCTGATCTACAAGACCGAGGAAGCCAAGTACATCGCCGTCGTCGATGACGTCGTCGAGCGCTACGAGAAGGGCCAGCCGGTCCTGATCGGTACCACCAGCGTCGAGCGCTCGGAGTACCTGTCGCGCCAGTTCCAGAAGCGCCGCGTCCCGCACAACGTGCTCAACGCCAAGTTCCACGAGCAGGAGGCCGGCATCATCGCCGAGGCCGGCCGCCGCGGCGCGATCACGGTGGCCACCAACATGGCCGGCCGTGGTACCGACGTCGTGCTCGGCGGCAACGTCGACTTCCTCGTCGACACCCGGCTGCGCGAGCGGGGCCTGGATCCCGTCGAGACGCCCGACGAGTACGAGGCCGCCTGGCAGGAGGAACTGCCCAAGGTCAAGGCGCAGGCAGCCGAAGAGGCTGAGCACGTCATCGAGGTGGGTGGCCTCTACGTGCTGGGCACCGAGCGCCACGAGTCGCGGCGTATCGACAACCAGCTTCGTGGCCGTTCCGGTCGTCAGGGCGACCCGGGTGAGTCCCGCTTCTACCTGTCGCTGGGTGACGAGCTCATGCGGCGATTCAATGGCGCGACGTTGGAAAGCCTGCTGACGCGGCTCAACCTGCCCGACGATGTGCCGATCGAGGCCAAGATGGTGACCCGCGCGATCAAGAGCGCGCAGACCCAGGTCGAGCAGCAGAACTTCGAGATCCGCAAGAACGTCCTCAAGTACGACGAGGTGATGAACCAGCAGCGCAAGGTCATCTACGCCGAGCGCCGCCGGATCCTCGAGGGGGAGAACCTGCAGGAGCAGGCCCACGACATGCTGGTCGACGTCATCACCGCCTACGTCAACGGCGCCACCGCCGAGGGCTACGCCGAGGACTGGGACCTCGAGCAGCTGTGGACCGCGCTCAAGCAGCTCTACCCGGTCGGCATCGACCACCACGACCTGCTCGACAACGACGCCGTCGGTGAGCCCGGTGAGCTGACTCGCGAAGAGCTGCTCGACGCG contains the following coding sequences:
- a CDS encoding HNH endonuclease signature motif containing protein — protein: MSSTATLSPKERLEVVFEELAELAGQRNAIDGRIVKLVAELDHDGLCGMTGARSVAAVVAWKLGTSASTANTISAVAHRLAEFPRCTQGMLEGRLSLDQVGVIAQRAADGSDEHYAQLATAATVSQLRTAVKLEPRPDKAPRPEPQRKVTKMSGDDTTTWKITLPNREAATFDAALQSHHDALIADWKRDHDANSADIAPPLPNTTDAFISLIEAGWDTDVARRPHGQRTTVVVHVDVDKRIGELHLGPLLSDADRHYLTCDATCEAWFERDGQPVGAGRTTRTINRRLRRALEHRDTTCAVPGRSATRGLHAHHIQHWEDGGPTELHNLVLLCPYHHRAHHHGDITISGPAHQLTVTDSDGELLTSASLARPPNHPPPVVPPCPGPTGERAQWKWYQPFQPKAPPTEN
- a CDS encoding alpha/beta fold hydrolase, which encodes MAGAMGFANANGLRFAYLEEGSGPLVLMLHGFPDTAHTWDDLRPRVADRGYRAVSPFMRGYHPTEVPDADASQETLARDVLALIPALGASEAVLIGHDWGAAAAYGAAALRPDLASKLMTVAIPHPATLKPSLRKLWGARHFAAYKLPGAAKRFARNDFAALPAIYRRWSPTWNPPDSEFDAVRECFASPGSLDAAFGYYRKLSPLPSASLRARITVPTVVFAGLDDPVAGLPDYRRAARKFKSEYIIEEISGGHFMHREHPEVFAERVLAHL
- a CDS encoding ComF family protein; this translates as MLDLILPLECGGCGAPSTKWCDACANTLNVHTDEPHLVTPRIDPGVPVFALGRYVGPRRQAIVALKEHGRRDLVAPFARALALGIHHLETWGILDTPFTIVPAPTRALAARRRGGDPVLRIANEATRQNHNIAVVRALKTRAMVRDSVGLTVADRERNLAGRIALAKRVTGDVLLVDDIVTTGATAREAVRTLREFGVNVTGVLALAHA
- the hpf gene encoding ribosome hibernation-promoting factor, HPF/YfiA family, which translates into the protein MSIDSANTGQLLADDEDLAESANAEVQVCGRNVEIPDHYRVYVAQKLARLERFDRSIYRFDVELEHERNRRQRKNCQHVEITARGRGPVVRGEACAESFYGAFEAAVHKLENRLRRTKDRRKVHYGDKTPVSLHEATAVTPLIDAAAAFTPEQSTAQEQVLDDHEPGRIVRTKEHPAKPMTVDDALYEMELVGHDFFLFQDKETDRPSVVYRRHAYDYGLIRLG
- the secA gene encoding preprotein translocase subunit SecA; amino-acid sequence: MLSKLLRLGEGRMVKRLKGVADYVNTLSDDVEKLSDGELRAKTDEFKKRVADGESLDDLLPEAFAVAREAAWRVLQQRHFDVQVMGGAALHFGNVAEMKTGEGKTLTCVLPAYLNALGGDGVHVVTVNDYLAKRDSEWMGRVHRFLGLEVGVILSGLTPDERRAAYAADITYGTNNEFGFDYLRDNMAHSVEEMVQRGHNYAIVDEVDSILIDEARTPLIISGPADGASHWYSEFARLAPMMKKDTHYEVDIKKRTIGVHELGVEFVEDQLGIDNLYEAANSPLVSYLNNALKAKELFERDKEYIVRNGEVLIVDEFTGRVLIGRRYNEGMHQAIEAKENVEIKAENQTLATITLQNYFRLYDKLAGMTGTAETEAAELHEIYKLGVVPIPTNRPMVRKDQTDLIYKTEEAKYIAVVDDVVERYEKGQPVLIGTTSVERSEYLSRQFQKRRVPHNVLNAKFHEQEAGIIAEAGRRGAITVATNMAGRGTDVVLGGNVDFLVDTRLRERGLDPVETPDEYEAAWQEELPKVKAQAAEEAEHVIEVGGLYVLGTERHESRRIDNQLRGRSGRQGDPGESRFYLSLGDELMRRFNGATLESLLTRLNLPDDVPIEAKMVTRAIKSAQTQVEQQNFEIRKNVLKYDEVMNQQRKVIYAERRRILEGENLQEQAHDMLVDVITAYVNGATAEGYAEDWDLEQLWTALKQLYPVGIDHHDLLDNDAVGEPGELTREELLDALIKDAEKAYARREAEIEGLAGEGAMRQLERNVLLNVIDRKWREHLYEMDYLKEGIGLRAMAQRDPLVEYQREGYDMFVGMLDGLKEESVGFLFNVQVEATPSPAVAPVDTPQGLADLGGQQQEPAPALRAKGIDDEDSRQLTYSGPAEDGSAEVKRNGGGKQAATAGTTRKERREAARKQSKSSSRLRRG